A stretch of Lysobacter sp. K5869 DNA encodes these proteins:
- a CDS encoding D-alanyl-D-alanine carboxypeptidase family protein, with product MSYRFTPRAAAFAALASAFLATAVAGLASAQAPAAKPAAAAAAPAAAQPPASDALPVPPPPQIAGTAWVLMDAASGNILASNNPDMRVEPASITKVMTSYVIAAEMAGGKVKDTDQVMMTENAWRKGGAATDGSYSGFAVNQTAPLVEMEKGMVVQSGNDAAIALAEHVAGSEDAFAALMNQYAARIGLKNSHFMNPHGLSQENHYSTAHDLALLGRALIHDFPVAYSYNKIKELKVGPITQPNRNLLLWRDSSVDGIKTGHHSKAGYCLMASAMRGDQRLISVVMGSSSEAQRASDSQALLNWGFRFFETHKLYDAGKAVAKQKVWKGQSAEVQLGVAEPLLVTVPRGKYPQLKPSMDVPKTLVAPIKKGQAIGSVKVMLDGKVVSQRPLVALAAVEEGGFFKRLWDEFWMWWESE from the coding sequence ATGAGTTACCGCTTCACCCCGCGCGCGGCCGCCTTCGCCGCGCTGGCCTCGGCCTTCCTCGCCACCGCCGTCGCCGGCCTGGCTTCCGCTCAGGCGCCCGCCGCCAAGCCCGCCGCCGCCGCCGCCGCTCCGGCCGCCGCGCAGCCGCCGGCCAGCGACGCGCTGCCGGTCCCGCCGCCGCCGCAGATCGCCGGCACCGCTTGGGTGCTGATGGACGCCGCCAGCGGCAACATCCTCGCCAGCAACAACCCCGACATGCGGGTCGAGCCGGCCAGCATCACCAAGGTCATGACCAGCTATGTGATCGCCGCCGAAATGGCCGGCGGCAAGGTCAAGGACACCGATCAGGTGATGATGACCGAGAACGCCTGGCGCAAGGGCGGCGCGGCCACCGACGGCAGCTACTCCGGTTTCGCGGTCAACCAGACCGCGCCGCTGGTGGAGATGGAAAAGGGCATGGTGGTGCAGTCCGGCAACGACGCCGCGATCGCCCTGGCCGAGCACGTGGCCGGCAGCGAAGACGCCTTCGCCGCGCTGATGAACCAGTACGCCGCGCGCATCGGTCTGAAGAACAGCCACTTCATGAACCCGCACGGGCTGTCGCAGGAGAACCACTACTCCACCGCGCACGATCTGGCCCTGCTCGGCCGCGCGCTGATCCACGACTTCCCGGTCGCGTACTCGTACAACAAGATCAAGGAACTCAAGGTCGGGCCGATCACCCAGCCCAACCGCAACCTATTGCTGTGGCGCGATTCCTCGGTCGACGGCATCAAGACCGGCCACCACTCCAAGGCCGGTTACTGCCTGATGGCTTCGGCCATGCGCGGCGACCAGCGCCTGATCTCGGTGGTGATGGGCTCGAGCTCCGAGGCCCAGCGCGCCAGCGACAGCCAGGCGCTGCTGAACTGGGGCTTCCGCTTCTTCGAGACCCACAAGCTCTACGACGCCGGCAAGGCCGTCGCCAAGCAGAAGGTCTGGAAGGGCCAGTCCGCCGAAGTGCAGCTCGGCGTCGCCGAGCCGCTGCTGGTGACGGTGCCGCGCGGCAAGTACCCGCAGCTCAAGCCGAGCATGGACGTGCCCAAGACCCTGGTCGCGCCGATCAAGAAGGGCCAGGCCATCGGTTCGGTCAAGGTCATGCTCGACGGCAAGGTGGTCTCGCAGCGCCCGCTGGTCGCGCTGGCCGCGGTCGAGGAAGGCGGGTTCTTCAAGCGGCTGTGGGACGAGTTTTGGATGTGGTGGGAATCGGAGTAA
- a CDS encoding HAD family hydrolase → MNRRAASRDRPAPPSGDRLALMLDLDETLLYASDVELDRRADFRAVGYHVYRRPHLQTFLDHVLARYDVGVWTSSGRLYAEAVCAALFPPGALRFLWSSERCSLSRDWSTGEYLNRKRLHKLKSHGYRLERLLAIDDTPSKHAQNYGNLVCVSEYLGEDPHDDELLQLIPYLDALAGEANVRKIEKRRWRERAVESVPEPV, encoded by the coding sequence ATGAACCGCCGCGCCGCGTCCCGCGACCGCCCCGCGCCGCCCAGCGGCGACCGCCTCGCGCTGATGCTCGACCTCGACGAAACCCTGCTCTACGCCAGCGATGTCGAACTCGACCGCCGCGCCGATTTCCGCGCGGTCGGCTACCACGTCTACCGCCGCCCGCACCTGCAGACCTTCCTCGACCACGTGCTGGCGCGTTACGACGTCGGCGTGTGGACCTCCTCGGGCCGCCTCTACGCCGAAGCCGTCTGCGCCGCGCTGTTTCCACCCGGAGCGCTGCGCTTTTTGTGGTCGAGCGAACGCTGCTCGCTGAGCCGCGACTGGAGCACCGGCGAATACCTCAACCGCAAGCGCCTGCACAAGCTCAAATCCCACGGATATCGGCTCGAACGCCTGCTCGCCATCGACGACACGCCGAGCAAGCACGCGCAGAACTACGGCAACCTGGTGTGCGTCAGCGAATACCTCGGCGAGGATCCGCACGACGACGAATTGCTGCAGCTGATTCCCTACCTCGACGCCCTGGCGGGCGAGGCGAACGTGCGCAAGATCGAGAAGCGGCGCTGGCGCGAGCGCGCCGTCGAAAGCGTCCCGGAGCCCGTGTAG
- a CDS encoding DUF493 family protein has protein sequence MDIHSDNPDHGFQFPGTFELSAMGSAEAGLERELPKRLLEAGIDVETETIQWKQSSTGKYVSVRITFRAADRAQYDLAHQVLRDHPEVKWTL, from the coding sequence ATGGACATCCATTCCGACAACCCCGATCACGGCTTCCAATTCCCCGGCACCTTCGAGCTCAGCGCGATGGGCTCGGCCGAGGCCGGCCTGGAACGCGAGCTGCCCAAGCGCCTGCTCGAGGCCGGGATCGACGTGGAAACCGAAACCATCCAGTGGAAGCAGTCCTCGACCGGCAAGTACGTGTCGGTGCGGATCACCTTCCGCGCCGCCGACCGCGCGCAGTACGACCTGGCCCATCAGGTCCTGCGCGATCACCCGGAAGTGAAGTGGACGCTGTAA
- the lipB gene encoding lipoyl(octanoyl) transferase LipB: MDAVADVFGGPSAPPRAQLRELGRQPYEPVWRAMQAFTDARTADTPDELWLVEHDPVFTLGQAGKDEHVLMPGDIPVIHVDRGGQVTYHGPGQIVLYPLLDLRRLKVGVREYVDRIEQATIDTLAEWNIEGARRDGAPGVYVAGAKVMALGIRVRRGCTFHGLAFNIAMDLSPYQRINPCGYQGLRVTSVLDLGGPSGMDQVKPVLVAQIARQFGLSVEDAAPLNFG, translated from the coding sequence ATCGACGCCGTCGCCGACGTGTTCGGCGGTCCGTCCGCGCCGCCGCGCGCGCAACTGCGCGAACTCGGCCGCCAGCCCTACGAGCCGGTATGGCGGGCGATGCAGGCCTTCACCGACGCGCGCACCGCCGACACGCCCGACGAACTGTGGCTGGTCGAGCACGACCCGGTGTTCACCCTCGGCCAGGCCGGCAAGGACGAACACGTGCTGATGCCGGGCGATATCCCGGTGATCCACGTCGATCGCGGCGGGCAAGTGACCTACCACGGCCCCGGCCAGATCGTGCTGTACCCGCTGCTGGACCTGCGCCGGCTCAAGGTCGGCGTGCGCGAGTACGTGGACCGGATCGAGCAGGCGACCATCGACACCCTGGCCGAATGGAACATCGAAGGCGCGCGCCGCGACGGCGCCCCGGGCGTGTACGTGGCCGGCGCCAAGGTCATGGCCCTGGGCATCCGCGTGCGCCGCGGCTGCACTTTCCACGGGCTGGCGTTCAACATCGCGATGGATTTGTCGCCGTACCAGCGCATCAATCCCTGCGGTTACCAGGGGCTGCGGGTGACCTCGGTGCTAGACTTGGGCGGCCCCTCGGGCATGGACCAGGTCAAGCCGGTGCTGGTCGCGCAGATCGCGCGCCAGTTCGGTTTGAGCGTCGAGGATGCGGCGCCGTTGAATTTCGGTTGA
- the lipA gene encoding lipoyl synthase: MSDTATKTIPLTVVGAADPVAAPAVLQSTTMTPGAKQLGGDKINRSPVQFADAPVLRKPSWIRVRIPSGNSVAQLKAKLRENRLVTVCEEASCPNIHECFGHGTATFMILGEVCTRRCSFCDVAHGRPKPPDPQEPINLANTVADMGLKYVVVTSVDRDDLRDGGAQHFVDCIAAIRAQSPRTKIEVLTPDFRGKGRMERALEILANNPPDVFNHNVETVPDLYANVRPGADYQWSLTLLQKFKAQHPEVATKSGIMLGLGETMEQVQATLRDLRAHDVDMITIGQYLQPTAHHHPVLRYWTPEEFKELEVYGMSLGFTHVASGPLVRSSYHADRQAIDAGFAQA, encoded by the coding sequence ATGAGCGACACCGCGACCAAGACCATCCCGCTCACCGTCGTCGGCGCGGCCGATCCGGTCGCGGCCCCGGCGGTGCTGCAGTCCACGACGATGACGCCGGGCGCCAAACAGCTCGGCGGCGACAAGATCAACCGCTCGCCGGTGCAGTTCGCCGACGCGCCGGTGCTGCGCAAGCCCTCGTGGATCCGCGTGCGCATCCCCTCGGGCAACTCGGTCGCCCAGCTCAAGGCCAAGCTGCGCGAGAACCGTCTGGTGACGGTGTGCGAGGAAGCCAGCTGCCCGAACATCCACGAGTGCTTCGGCCACGGCACCGCGACCTTCATGATCCTCGGCGAGGTCTGCACCCGCCGCTGCTCGTTCTGCGACGTCGCCCACGGCCGGCCCAAGCCGCCGGATCCGCAGGAGCCGATCAACCTGGCCAACACCGTCGCCGACATGGGCCTGAAGTACGTGGTGGTCACCAGCGTCGACCGCGACGACCTGCGCGACGGCGGCGCCCAGCACTTCGTCGACTGCATCGCCGCGATCCGCGCGCAGAGCCCGCGCACCAAGATCGAAGTGCTGACCCCGGACTTCCGCGGCAAGGGCCGTATGGAACGCGCGCTGGAAATCCTGGCGAACAATCCGCCGGACGTGTTCAACCACAACGTCGAGACCGTGCCGGACCTGTACGCCAACGTGCGTCCGGGCGCCGATTACCAGTGGTCGCTGACCCTGCTGCAGAAGTTCAAGGCGCAGCATCCGGAGGTGGCGACCAAGTCCGGCATCATGCTCGGCCTGGGCGAAACCATGGAGCAGGTGCAGGCGACCTTGCGCGACCTGCGCGCGCACGACGTCGACATGATCACCATCGGCCAGTACCTGCAGCCGACCGCGCACCACCACCCGGTGCTGCGCTACTGGACGCCGGAAGAGTTCAAGGAACTCGAGGTCTACGGCATGTCGCTGGGCTTCACCCACGTCGCCTCCGGCCCGCTGGTGCGTTCGTCGTACCACGCCGACCGTCAGGCCATCGACGCCGGGTTCGCGCAGGCCTGA